The following coding sequences are from one Treponema bryantii window:
- the hflC gene encoding protease modulator HflC, translating to MTKAMKKFIGWLIAIVILFILFVLTGPFYIVNEGKQVVITRFSKIVDSHEEAGLYIKVPFLDQVTEYPKLILSLDGDPQSITTKENQYIIVDTTSRWRITDPVAFYQNFQTLDNAYNKLSDIVDSSCRTVITQNRMSEIVRSSNIINERKNTEAEKDEETKEIDKLVNADTVNEVVTKGRSELCRQMTAKAQDEVRGWGIELLDIVPRQVKYSAELNESVYNSMIKDRNQVAQAYRSLGEGKKAEWLGRLENDKRTIASEAYRKSEEIKGAADAEAAAIYAAAYNKDIEFYTFWKSMESYKQNLKDYPATYSTKMDYFKYLYGADGKR from the coding sequence ATGACTAAAGCAATGAAAAAATTTATTGGCTGGCTTATCGCTATTGTGATTCTGTTTATTCTCTTTGTTTTGACAGGACCATTCTATATCGTAAATGAAGGAAAGCAGGTTGTTATTACCCGCTTCAGTAAGATTGTTGATTCTCACGAGGAAGCAGGTCTTTATATCAAAGTACCTTTCCTTGATCAGGTAACTGAATATCCAAAACTGATTCTTTCTCTTGATGGCGACCCACAAAGCATCACTACTAAAGAAAATCAGTATATAATAGTAGATACTACATCAAGATGGCGAATTACTGACCCGGTTGCCTTCTATCAGAACTTCCAGACTCTGGACAATGCTTATAATAAGCTTTCTGATATCGTTGACTCTTCATGTCGTACTGTTATTACTCAGAATCGTATGAGTGAAATCGTACGTTCTTCTAACATCATCAATGAAAGAAAGAATACAGAAGCAGAAAAAGATGAAGAGACAAAAGAAATCGACAAGCTTGTAAATGCTGATACAGTAAACGAGGTAGTTACTAAGGGCCGCAGCGAGCTTTGCCGCCAGATGACAGCAAAAGCACAGGACGAGGTTCGTGGCTGGGGTATTGAACTTCTGGACATTGTTCCACGCCAGGTAAAATACTCTGCAGAACTCAACGAATCAGTTTACAACTCAATGATTAAGGACCGAAATCAGGTTGCTCAGGCTTACCGCTCACTTGGTGAAGGTAAAAAGGCTGAATGGCTTGGACGTCTTGAAAACGACAAGCGCACAATTGCTTCAGAAGCATACCGCAAGTCTGAGGAAATTAAGGGTGCTGCCGATGCTGAAGCTGCCGCAATTTATGCTGCTGCTTACAACAAGGACATTGAGTTCTACACTTTCTGGAAGAGTATGGAATCTTACAAGCAGAATCTTAAAGATTACCCTGCTACTTACAGTACTAAGATGGACTACTTCAAATATCTTTATGGCGCGGATGGTAAACGATAA
- a CDS encoding acyl-CoA carboxylase subunit beta gives MEYNVEKQHAKGKLHAIERINALCDKDSFVETYQGVKHNCTSFGMDKKDIPYDGVITGFGKINGRKVAVYAQDFTIQGGSLGHMHGRKIADLTKMAIDARCPVIGINDSGGARIQEGVEALGGYGNVFNQNVRASGAIPQISIIAGPCAGGAVYSPGITDFIFTVDKVTQMFITGPKVVKSVMFMDISAEDLGGATIHATKSGVSHFRCEDEKSCYEEVRRLLDYIPHYFGDKIEPNEKFKFDEKKAAKRIKEILPENPRQGYDVRDVINCVIDEDSFLEIMKEFAINCVVGFGKIEGRTVGIVANNPKGVGGVLDCDASDKIARFIRYCDSFDIPLLTFVDVPGFIPGPQEEQKGIIRHGAKVIYAYSEATVPKLTVILRKAYGGAYIAMCSKHLGADFVYAWPKAEIAVMGAEGAIEILFAKELKDPNKAAEVQAASEKYKNEIMTPYIAAERGYITEIIQPEDTRKRIVASFDFLETKIFTNKPLKKHGNIPL, from the coding sequence ATGGAATACAATGTTGAAAAACAGCACGCGAAGGGAAAGCTTCACGCTATTGAGCGTATCAATGCACTTTGCGACAAAGATTCATTCGTAGAAACATATCAGGGTGTAAAACACAACTGTACCAGCTTTGGAATGGACAAAAAAGACATTCCTTATGATGGTGTAATCACAGGTTTTGGAAAAATAAACGGACGTAAAGTTGCAGTTTATGCACAGGACTTTACTATTCAGGGTGGTTCTCTTGGCCACATGCATGGCCGCAAGATTGCCGACCTTACAAAAATGGCTATTGATGCCCGCTGTCCTGTAATCGGAATTAACGATTCGGGTGGAGCTCGTATTCAGGAAGGTGTAGAAGCTCTCGGTGGATACGGTAACGTATTCAATCAGAATGTTCGTGCTTCTGGTGCTATTCCTCAGATTTCTATCATCGCTGGTCCTTGTGCCGGTGGTGCCGTATACTCACCAGGAATCACAGACTTTATCTTTACAGTTGATAAGGTAACTCAGATGTTCATTACAGGACCTAAAGTTGTTAAGTCTGTAATGTTCATGGACATTTCTGCTGAGGATCTAGGTGGAGCTACAATTCACGCTACAAAATCAGGTGTTTCTCACTTCCGCTGTGAAGATGAAAAATCATGCTACGAAGAAGTACGCCGTCTTCTGGACTATATCCCACACTACTTTGGCGACAAGATTGAACCAAACGAAAAGTTCAAGTTTGATGAAAAGAAAGCCGCTAAGAGAATCAAGGAAATCCTTCCTGAAAATCCACGCCAGGGCTACGACGTTCGCGACGTAATCAACTGCGTAATCGATGAAGATTCATTCCTTGAAATCATGAAGGAATTTGCTATTAACTGTGTAGTTGGCTTTGGTAAGATTGAAGGCCGCACAGTTGGTATTGTTGCTAACAACCCTAAGGGAGTTGGTGGTGTATTGGATTGCGACGCTTCTGATAAGATTGCACGCTTTATCCGCTACTGCGACTCTTTTGATATTCCACTTCTTACTTTTGTTGATGTTCCAGGCTTTATTCCGGGACCTCAGGAAGAGCAGAAAGGTATTATCCGCCACGGTGCAAAGGTAATCTACGCTTACAGCGAGGCTACTGTACCAAAGCTTACTGTTATTCTCCGCAAGGCTTACGGTGGAGCTTACATTGCTATGTGTTCTAAGCATCTTGGTGCAGACTTTGTTTACGCATGGCCAAAGGCAGAAATTGCTGTAATGGGTGCTGAAGGTGCTATTGAGATTCTGTTTGCTAAAGAGCTTAAGGATCCAAACAAGGCTGCTGAAGTTCAGGCTGCGTCAGAGAAATATAAGAACGAAATCATGACTCCTTATATTGCTGCTGAGCGCGGATACATTACTGAAATTATTCAGCCGGAAGATACTCGTAAGAGAATCGTGGCTAGTTTCGACTTCCTTGAAACAAAGATCTTTACTAATAAACCTTTGAAGAAACACGGAAATATTCCACTTTAA
- a CDS encoding DUF5312 family protein, giving the protein MTDEMNRSAFDKLVAGMDAVERSDMLEKINQSAVSVVQLVETEELYPEKNVSLHIRFKGESALYRFFLWLRSLLEKKDPEKIYNEDVLASMARRINRDHPGILNHKNGLIDSVFYEHLRSLRSSAEFFKPYFNIIDENPGDFYVFLSSFVTPELSDIITAEADPFSLSFDTEPDLATKNRLLKNLDSILNNIDGAAKSNLYSAVSSLNWLRQFTRLPYIHFTSQFTNLTGNHYTCPYRNAVNDFSSFAAVFSNVMSVQNEVLEAMLMFSQRKEITKNAQDKDIERTIKEFIAKANQCFGIIQMFISNVPIIKVGKIINADYDWLPGNIDGVEGWFPNFRSHWRKIIDVRWADWLRERKKKNLETYLKNDFELSEFPVMKYRPWQALWMRVPFACELTGGFLSWFCENEYEDMMPYLNDVMMEGVFIRNENRIEYSEGLNLFAQAMSQMQELLDRLAPEGEYGAQFEEFATSRLRSFQVQNQIDSMMTTTETEIRECVKKFGKGARMIDKCLSGVLSEERDKVHDGLQNINVIKGHNNRVWKDSLRTCWETLKKAVFYLSELEPIDAATEQ; this is encoded by the coding sequence ATGACGGATGAAATGAACAGAAGTGCGTTCGATAAACTTGTTGCCGGAATGGATGCGGTAGAACGCAGTGATATGCTTGAAAAAATAAATCAGTCTGCAGTTTCTGTTGTTCAGCTTGTAGAAACCGAAGAGCTGTATCCCGAGAAAAATGTCAGTCTGCACATCCGTTTTAAAGGTGAATCTGCTCTTTACAGATTTTTCCTCTGGCTAAGAAGTCTTCTTGAAAAAAAAGATCCCGAAAAAATATACAATGAAGATGTTCTTGCTTCTATGGCACGAAGAATAAATCGTGATCATCCTGGAATCTTAAATCATAAAAATGGTCTTATTGATTCTGTCTTCTATGAACATCTTCGTTCTCTTAGATCTTCAGCTGAATTTTTTAAACCTTATTTCAATATAATAGATGAAAATCCTGGTGACTTTTATGTTTTTCTGAGTTCATTTGTTACACCGGAACTCTCAGATATTATTACAGCAGAAGCAGATCCGTTTTCTCTTTCTTTTGATACAGAGCCTGATCTTGCAACTAAAAACAGATTATTAAAAAATCTTGATAGTATATTAAACAATATTGATGGTGCTGCAAAAAGCAATCTGTATAGTGCTGTAAGTTCACTGAACTGGCTGCGTCAGTTTACAAGGCTTCCGTATATTCATTTTACTTCGCAGTTTACAAATCTTACGGGAAATCATTATACCTGTCCGTATCGAAATGCAGTAAATGATTTTTCTAGTTTTGCCGCAGTTTTCTCAAATGTAATGTCCGTACAGAATGAAGTACTGGAAGCTATGCTGATGTTTTCACAGCGAAAGGAGATTACAAAAAACGCACAGGATAAAGATATTGAACGCACAATCAAAGAGTTTATTGCAAAAGCAAATCAGTGCTTTGGTATAATACAGATGTTTATTTCCAATGTTCCGATTATTAAGGTTGGAAAAATCATCAATGCTGATTATGACTGGCTTCCTGGTAATATAGATGGAGTAGAGGGCTGGTTCCCTAATTTCCGCAGTCACTGGCGAAAGATTATCGATGTTCGCTGGGCAGACTGGCTTCGAGAACGTAAAAAGAAAAATCTTGAAACATATCTTAAGAACGATTTTGAGCTTTCAGAATTCCCGGTAATGAAATACCGGCCGTGGCAGGCTTTATGGATGAGAGTTCCTTTTGCATGTGAGCTTACCGGTGGATTCTTGTCCTGGTTCTGTGAAAATGAATATGAAGATATGATGCCTTATCTGAATGATGTTATGATGGAAGGAGTTTTTATTCGTAATGAAAACCGAATTGAATATTCAGAAGGTTTAAATCTTTTTGCACAGGCAATGAGTCAAATGCAGGAACTTCTGGACCGTCTTGCTCCGGAAGGTGAGTATGGCGCTCAGTTTGAAGAATTTGCTACAAGCCGACTCCGTTCTTTCCAGGTTCAGAATCAGATTGATTCAATGATGACTACAACTGAAACTGAAATCCGTGAATGTGTAAAGAAGTTTGGTAAAGGTGCCAGAATGATTGATAAATGCCTTAGCGGAGTTCTTTCTGAAGAAAGAGATAAGGTTCATGATGGGCTTCAGAATATCAATGTAATAAAGGGACATAACAATAGAGTCTGGAAAGATTCTTTAAGAACCTGCTGGGAAACATTGAAGAAAGCCGTATTCTACCTGTCAGAACTGGAGCCTATTGATGCAGCAACAGAACAGTAA
- a CDS encoding polyphenol oxidase family protein translates to MQQQNSNLFEFLEFHRDGKVVEGAPVCGLTLKAAGSMRFRWNETNPNRAKVFRSLGSTEGTIVPVQLDHTHIVYNVKKAGDTQDKIGDGIITVNRSLIPTVTVADCMPLYLYEPETGVFGIVHSGWKGTGIVADAIKLAEKDYGARAQNFCVVIGPHIRACCYIVNEERAKWFSENFTPNCVTPLEPGVKVLWNSGGGPLYRLSLEKANLAALRTAGVPQENIWIHPACTCCTKKNGSFIYGSNRRETSENGKPDAFTVMAAFIKSI, encoded by the coding sequence ATGCAGCAACAGAACAGTAATCTTTTTGAGTTCCTGGAATTTCACCGTGATGGTAAAGTAGTGGAGGGTGCACCAGTTTGTGGTCTTACCTTAAAAGCCGCCGGCAGCATGCGTTTCCGCTGGAACGAAACAAATCCGAACAGAGCAAAAGTTTTTCGATCTCTGGGCAGTACTGAAGGTACAATTGTCCCCGTACAGCTCGATCACACTCATATCGTTTATAATGTAAAAAAAGCCGGTGATACTCAGGATAAAATCGGTGACGGAATAATTACCGTGAACCGTTCGCTCATACCAACAGTCACCGTTGCAGACTGTATGCCGCTTTACTTGTATGAGCCGGAAACTGGAGTGTTTGGAATAGTTCATAGCGGCTGGAAAGGAACTGGCATTGTTGCTGACGCAATAAAACTCGCGGAAAAAGATTACGGCGCCCGCGCCCAAAACTTCTGCGTAGTTATCGGCCCCCACATCCGCGCCTGCTGTTACATCGTAAATGAAGAGCGTGCCAAATGGTTTTCCGAGAACTTCACTCCCAACTGCGTAACACCGCTCGAACCCGGCGTAAAAGTATTATGGAACAGCGGCGGCGGCCCCCTCTACAGACTCTCGTTAGAAAAAGCCAATTTAGCTGCGCTCCGCACCGCCGGCGTCCCACAGGAGAACATCTGGATACACCCTGCGTGCACGTGTTGTACCAAAAAAAACGGCAGTTTCATCTACGGCTCAAATAGAAGAGAAACCTCGGAAAATGGTAAACCCGACGCTTTCACAGTAATGGCCGCTTTTATTAAGAGTATTTGA